The segment TTATACCCTATAAAAGTATACTAAGTGCTATAATTCGATTTACTCCAcaaagttattatatatatatatatatatatatgtaaccatGAAGAAGGACTAACAGCGTAAGCAGAGGCTAGAAGGTTCATGTCAAAGCCGACGTGCAATGCTGAAAGGCTTGGTTCCATCACAAACGTTAGGGCTGTGGACTGTAACGTTCCCATGAAGCACACCATCGTGGATAGTGAAAGGTGAGATGAGTACGTCTTCAAAGTAGCCGcctaaagaaataaataatatattttcctaACTTGTTAGAACAAAATGTTAATAAAAACTGCAAAATTAAAGTTACTTACCTGAAGAACGAAGAAAGAAGCCCAAGAAAGTGAAGCGATGAGGAGGAAGACGGTGGCCTTGAGGTAGTCCTCGCCGGCCAGCGACGAAGCATCGTGGATGAGGTGAGACCGAAGAAAGATGGTTAAAGGACTTTTGAATAAAATCATCAATATGGCTCCAACTACTATCACTAATGTCCCCACCACTTTTGCTTGGAATCTTACTTTTCTCGTCTTCACCTTCTCCATCCTTTTTTAATAACCAAACCATTTGAATCATACATTATTATCGACAAATCATATTGTATAAATTACCTATTAATCGCATTAACATgctattatttaaaattattttaaagttatgCTTTAAATTTAGGTACCTGAAAATTATGGAAATGATAAAGGTCAAAGCAGGCAAGATGCTGGTGACGGCGCCGGCAAAAATCGGTGAAGTGAGTTTAAGACCGGCGTAATATAGGTTCTGATCGATCACAGGCCTGTTTTAAACAATTCacagaaatatatttatattaaaaagtattcatATACATATCAAGCCAATGTTTATATAAAGGATTCAAATCAAAGAAGACTAACCCAAGAAGAGCTAGTACAAATATTTGCATGAATATTGGGAACGTCATCTTCGGCCTCCCTTTCCTAGAGCATCCAAAATAACTACTTTTCTCAGTCATGTTTGAATGCTTAAGTATCTAATGAGCATCGAACTTTGCTTTGAAAGTTTCGATATATAGATAGAACTAAATACTTACCTCTCGGAGAGAAGGGCGAAAGGTGCGAGAGCGGCTGTGGCAAAGACATTACGATAAGCCACAAGGACGAAATGGCTCATGCCACGGTCAAGCACAACCTTGGTCACCAGGTTCATGCCAACGTATCCGAATTGGAGGCATACCATTGCAGAATAGGGCTTGGCTGATTCCGACATCTTTAACCCCATGTCAATagcttctctctttttttgtaaagaaaaaacTTATTGATGGTTGGCTTGTGCTCTTTCCATGAACAAAGCGGTGAGAGGTTCTTTGTATTTATAGAGCATCGTATTCGGATGAGTTCGAATGCACTTTTGTGTTCTTTTctgataataattaattttttctttttactttttagtgACGTTCATATTTATTATTCTGTTTTCATTCTATTCGGATTATCttcaatttctttttattaaggGACACTGCACCAAACTATTCTCAAGAGCCATACTAGTAGTATGAGATcaataaacaagaaaaatgatCTTAAATCAAAATGCTATCATATTTCAACATTTGAGATTATTCATTTTAAGATATACATGATATTTTTAAGCCTAAAAAATAAACCGATGAAAATGGACATAGAAATAAACACGTAATGATCAGTGAACACACAATCCCCTCCAATATCACGAAATAAAGTGGACGGATTGAGCTACAAGTGGCAGTAGAAACAGGGTGGGACCCAAGCTTACGTTCTTTGTGGGTCCCGTAGATGAAATAATATCTGTGATGTTGCAGAATGCTTTGAAGTGAGTGGTTTGGTTTTGCGGGGGCACTAACCAGTAACCATATCCGTAGAGATGTGATCACTGAAGCTTCCCCGTAAATGCTGATGCAATTAATTAGCAGAATCACAAAATACGTAGAAAGTTTAAATGCTAATTAGCTACCGATTGATACTAAAACACTACAACATCCTTGTTCTATACTCATTCCGTTTTGAAATGATGTATATCTTGGAGTTTTCAcagataataaaaatatctactctattaaattaaaattataaatacattattttttgattaactgttttccaaaaaaaaaatagttaattaaaattaattagttttttaaaatttacaatttatttttattacataacAAAAATGCATTGAAattgtaaaacaaattaaattataatttgtaaagcaatttttttcttatcaaacatgaattattttgaaacagacaagaatatatattttaatctgaCAGCTTGAAGAAAATGAAACCCAAATATATAGAACTAGACGAGCAGCATGCAATTGTTTCTAATAATGAGTGCTATTATAGATTTAATTTGTATGGACCGCATcagttatatacttatatatctAAAGTGTAGAACACAAAATATGAATTAACAAAGACTTATAAGAACATAATATATTCTCTCCGCttatagaaattattattttgacattttttacacaaattaataaatgattaaaataaatttatgttttaaatatttatttaactaataatatataagataaatacaattatttataaatcaatGCTTGTTACAGTTAATTATATTAAGCTTAAAGTAatataaattgtattaaatttttaaaataatagtctTATGTAATACTAAGAAAAAGTGCTAAAGTGACAACTTTCATgaacaaattaaatatattgaatGAAAGATCTGCACATCTTGGTAATTAATTTATTGTGATAtgttctttttgaaacaaatgttGCTACTTGCTAGCGCTTTAATTTTTGGGGAAGCTTCGTTATGTTGCTATAGCGGCTttaattgatttaaaattaaaataaaatcaagttGGGCATGATCCATTACATTCTCTAGAGTATGCACTAATattactttctttctttttttggatCAAGCACTAATATTTGCTTTCACTGAGAGTATTTGGGATTCTTTACAAAGTTGGGGAAGATTTTTGCCAAACTCATCTCTCCAAATCAATTCGATATATGAATGAGTgattcatacatatatatatatatataacaggTGGATATATCGTATATTTTGGCTAGACGAACTTGGAGCATAGTGAAATCTACTATCCACAATCTATGATTGTCTTTTGACATTATGTTAATGCCACTAGTAAATATATGTATGTTGAGGTTGAGGATGATGGAGATGAGGTAAAGTTAAGATTAAacactgtttttgtttttactgcAACAGCGTTGGTTACAGCAAAATGGTTGTCGTATATGCATCATACGCGCGTAGACACAACATTTAGTCGTTACATGCATGTGCGTAGACACAATGTATTTATTTGTACCGATCGTGTATGCATGTGTCGACGTACGTAACTGTTCAAAATGCTTCGATACATATCCGAATATATTCTAGGCTTGCAGATTTGGGAATACATGCTTAAAATTCATGGCTCAcatagattcttttttttttgggtcaaacatGGCTCACATAGATTCATAAATCAAAACTATATCTGATTAATCACACTAGATGGACTGACCGATGGGAATAAAACATGGGTATTATAAAGATGCTGAATtctctattataaaattgatataaagttaGACAGACAAGAAGGATTAGTGGGATGAAGAATATGGGTGCGTTTTTGGGTACCAAAGAGAAATGGAAACAAAGAGGCAAACAAATCCAAATGGGCATCTAATCATATTCCAGCATTTCCAATTTCATCTCTACCCACTCGCGTTTTGGACCgacaattttatttaatgacttttttttggtataaatttatttaatttatttaatggCTTCCTTGTTGAAATTAACACATATTCAACCGATATGAATTTCTTAAACAAGAAATATTTTGTTCTCTTGTTATGGTTCTTtgctttttttctctctttgcaTTCATGTCTAAGTCTGTATTTTACACTGCTTCCATTTCatattaaatgttattttagcttttaaattttatttcattataaatatcgttttatatcttcaaaacaaatattaaatattttttctagttcttatctttatttttagCTCACTAATCCATAAAATCAAATAAGATAATGTATTAAGTATGGGTAAAACAGAaaatttaatcattttcttaatttgtgtgcaAAAACCTTAAACATAATAACATATTTACAATGGAACAGATGAAGTAATTTTTAACAGTATATTTATCATTACTGTTAGCACGATTCTCACGTGTCAGAGTTTTCTAAACTGACAAGATAAAGGTTTACAAAAAGATATAGatgaaaaacaaattaaacataaaataaagtcCAGATTCCACCGGCCTAAGCATGGAGTCtgtgaaaaagaagaaggacaAGGCGAAAAAAAATGGGCGTCTATTGCCTCTTAtgcatatatttttgtttccCTTACTCTTCAGGTTAATTAAGATGACAGATTAAAAATGTTGCTCGTGTAAACGGCTACCAATCTTTTTACCGAACATGACACAGTAAGAAAAAAAGGCACACTTAACAGTAATAcccatttgaccaaaaaaaaacagtaatacCCATTGTTCAACTCCAATTAAACACACGAATGATCAAATTTTTTGAGTAGATTCGACGAGATATATACCAAATACATGTGCTCTGCTCTCGGCTAAAAGATTCAAGAAAGGTTCACAATGTGCACGTCGTTACATATGCCTAAGATCATTACGTTAACAAAATTAGTAACATTTTTCGTTTTCTTTCCTGGACCATAACATTCGATCGGCTCCATATAGGTAGAACTGATTTGTTTTAATTATGAttcaattttagtttatatCCATTCAAACCGAAATGAAATTAACTTAAACATACAATCTGATTGTATTTAGTTCCTTTTTGTTGGGTATAACACAACAAATGATTAGTTTATGGAGCTGTTAAAATACCGTAACCAGAACTGTTGATGAATTGGTCAAAGATTAAGCACACGAGACTACaactttaaattaatatatataattgttttcaCTAAAAGAAACAAGTATATTATTTCAAAAGTGTTCAAAAAGAGAATTGCTTTTATAAATAATGAAGTTTGACTAATACATAT is part of the Brassica rapa cultivar Chiifu-401-42 chromosome A09, CAAS_Brap_v3.01, whole genome shotgun sequence genome and harbors:
- the LOC103841564 gene encoding WAT1-related protein At3g56620; protein product: MGLKMSESAKPYSAMVCLQFGYVGMNLVTKVVLDRGMSHFVLVAYRNVFATAALAPFALLSERKGRPKMTFPIFMQIFVLALLGPVIDQNLYYAGLKLTSPIFAGAVTSILPALTFIISIIFRMEKVKTRKVRFQAKVVGTLVIVVGAILMILFKSPLTIFLRSHLIHDASSLAGEDYLKATVFLLIASLSWASFFVLQAATLKTYSSHLSLSTMVCFMGTLQSTALTFVMEPSLSALHVGFDMNLLASAYAGIMTSSIAYYVQGMMMAKQKSPVFVTAFNPLIVIFGSIIGFLVLGQRLYLGGVLGMVILTMGVCAVLWGKEGDEEENSDEEEVFVEVVKCYKGCGNNSLSMPRIDEEVDVEMQSTRKAKTVVALL